From Candidatus Endomicrobium procryptotermitis:
ATAAAAGCATCCTAACAGATGGCATTCTAACACTTCACGCACAAGTTACAGCAATCGCTAAACAATAAGAAGTAATAGAATTACAATGCTGCTTTTGAGCTTTCTGACCGCTGACAACAATGACAAAATGGATTACTTAGGTCTTTTTAACTTGTGATGCTATGGCACCAAAGATAGAAAAGCCATAGTATTTCCAGACAATTTCAGGAGTTTTAAATCCGGCTTCTTTGAGCTGGCTTATCTGGTCTGACAATTTTGAAGGTTTATCTTCATTTTTGTGCGTCGGAATCCATTTTTCGTCTATTTCTTTTTCCGTCATGTTTTTTTTCATATATTGTAACCATTTGTCCAAATATTTTTTTTGCATATATTCCGTTTCCGCCAAAATGATGTCCGCATTGTAAAAATATCCATCGGGTTTTAGCAATGAATATACTTTTTTATAAAAAACTCTTTTTTCTTTATGCGTCAAATGATGTATTGCAAGTGATGAAACTGCCGCGTCAAAAGTCCCTTTTATTTCAATATTCGCAAAATTTCCTGTTTGGAAATGCACATTTTTATAACTTTTAAGTTTTATTTTTGTCATTTCTATCATTTTTTCGGAGATGTCAACGCACAAAAGTTCGGCGTTCGGAAATTTTTCCAGAACTTTTTTCGATATTGTTCCAGTTCCACAGCCCAAATCCAAAACTTTAATATTTTTTTGTTTTTCAAAAGGAAGTACATCAATTAAAGTATCGGTCATTTCCCGATAATAGGGGATAAGATTTGTAATTATTTTGTCATACTCTTTTGCTTCTTCTTCAAAATGCTTTTTCACATTTTCCATATTTTTATCCTGCGGACACTGACACAAAACTATTTTTGATTATGATATAATATATACATTATTATATAAAAAAGTGAGTATTTTTTATGGCAGAATTTGTACATTTACACAATCACACAGAATATTCTTTGCTTGACGGCGCTTGCCGTCTTATTGATGACAAAGGTAAACCTGGAGAACTATTTAACCTTATAGCAAAAGAATATAAAATGCCGGCTCTTGCCATTACCGACCACGGCAATATGTACGGAGCAATGGAATTTTACTGGGCGGCAAAAGAAAGCGGAATAAAACCTATCATTGGCTGCGAAATTTACGTCGCGC
This genomic window contains:
- a CDS encoding methyltransferase domain-containing protein, with protein sequence MENVKKHFEEEAKEYDKIITNLIPYYREMTDTLIDVLPFEKQKNIKVLDLGCGTGTISKKVLEKFPNAELLCVDISEKMIEMTKIKLKSYKNVHFQTGNFANIEIKGTFDAAVSSLAIHHLTHKEKRVFYKKVYSLLKPDGYFYNADIILAETEYMQKKYLDKWLQYMKKNMTEKEIDEKWIPTHKNEDKPSKLSDQISQLKEAGFKTPEIVWKYYGFSIFGAIASQVKKT